A region of the Cannabis sativa cultivar Pink pepper isolate KNU-18-1 chromosome 3, ASM2916894v1, whole genome shotgun sequence genome:
gaaattttaattaaataaatatagatttaaaataaacagattaaataaagagaatcaaagaaaatacaactctttttaaataatgatcttttaatcaaaagacattcgatctcaattgtgggttttacaccgcgtttgttttagtgagtaatcctccctaatggaggaacgttcattagcaatttcgcaccgtttaatctcgaatgataagtagtttgtaagtgttttgtatcgtatagatcaccctaatggtggcgaccatacatgacttgcaaattatgaaacaatggtggaagctcataagatagaattgccttgactctcgcctaaacgggacaacgctgaattccaatcttgattgaataaaaagtttctagaatggttatcattttagatgagctgacaactctattcaatggatgatgctttgactctcgcctaaacgggacactgtatcagtttgttgaaaaaccttggaaattatttaggattgtaagttttagtattttcacttgtcattcctacttgctatatatttaataatttttgaattgtgtatgaatttatattgaaccatgttattttctgttattaagttgtagtttaatttcgaatcttcattgttggtctaacttggcttatttatctaatgagataaatccctaatggattttcaccattaaacatacataatagtgttagatctcgaaagataaatattgtatatgcgacatctagctattcatcaattgatgacacctaagactagtatttttacgatatgaaacaagaagattacataaataagattactttgtctttcgctaatcgaagcatcgttggattcttatttataaacgaaattatcctaactcctcttagcttattcatttcgaattagcttcaaaacatatcattggatgaatggtctataaatcatttcatgtcattctatattttctcttaagaaattaaatggcgcatatgattataatcccaaaattctattcccaattgatataaatcctcaatcttagaaatctcctgcttgtatgggcaaatcagacttagaattaaattagtagtggtggtccaagatagaattactcattatatttggtataaattttaagtctttgactttaattttagattccaaatagaaattttcttatatttctaattccagatacaatacagttacactttctcaagtgtttaatatccatcttttattaatggattcaaactgtatggaatatgagttaggtattctgtgaccaggatccacttgcactattctaagaattcttttataaacctaagtcatcaaaagacactaccacttttttttttaatctatggcattcgtatcttgttcatagtggattagacaagatcaatctctgcaaagagttaatatgcgtatatccactgaaagtagttcatctcattcgtagatggatgtacattcaggggtggatatgagtttttcgttgtattcttaaaacgataactctagattataccttttatgcaaagaaatttgaaatgtttgaaaaatttcattaatttctagcaatggttaaaaccattatggtaagtggttaaagatcttgcgaactgataggggtggagaaatagttagttgatatgcagttcaaagatcatgaaattgatttttgaattatatccaaacttacttccccagaaatttcgagttgcatattgatgattagttactagtcattgcttAAATCCTttcatggtaatacaatttcagaatgatgtaatggttgtatacttaatgtaaatcattactagattcatggatgacctaatcaaaatcttaagaaaagctagaactattaaccatgttttgttagctattctaagtgattaggggtggaccatcccacagtcaatagataagaaagtgtttatttaaacaaatactacttttctaagaaaatgactaagtctgaaaaataaagtagcaaataaaggagatatttatttcttgattccaaaagtgttctatcatcttatttgacatatgatgatctcactgcctttgttgtcttgtcacaaccgaagagatcaataccatttagttttcttagacataattcacggtaccttgtcgtagtgggagagtttctaggaactcaccttcttatgacttgggagacaccagtgattaaaatcaactgtgagtttaaacaagtaatggattgtcaagataagaaactaagaagaaaagccaatagaactatggtttaatccattcacatggaataacctaaagttttctattacaaggacataaaaggaaattttagttaataagtctattcaatggacttaacaaacttcttgttcctagtattataggtttaagtttatctaaacgtatggcttgtggtatacctggtaattacttactctaatgcaagcaacctACTTTAGTAGGATGGTgaagcatttttctttctagcggcaatctatagaagcttcacaacttcttagacatagattttatttatctaaagaaaagtctcaactattccagaaaagataaagtcatgaaagaatttcttaaatcaacagtgagagctcttagatatgcttttgtatgccttagaccatacacctgctattgagtgggagtaatgagtaggtatcatattaatccaggagaacaacattggaagacaatcaagtaaatcttaagattaagaagaggaactatatgttagtctataagggtgtgtttaaaactcttagactacaccatatcagatttcgaaatttgcctttgtgctagtagatctttctgataagatggtggttactctggggtggaatagtgattttggagaagtgtaaaaacctatctgaagtctctagggctaccaggaagggactgaatgttaaagttgcaggaaaggtacttattcagtctaaggaaagttctatacatccttggcaccattccaaattgccttaactactagtgttaatttcctgattaactaagaagtagttgccaacagtatagaatccagtatcttaagagagtagacatatagagaggaatttcacattatcaataattttatgattaaggaagagtaatggtggaaaaaaggttgtggttaattcaaccttttagatcctattacgaggagtttactactactacacttgatttgtatatcaaagtgttgagattatttgaaacgcactttatgttttatattagtgcaagtgggagtttgttgggttttatgccctaaatagaattcatttcaatataatcagattcacttattaatatagatcagaaataacatttaatgttgcatggttcacatgatttatttcatgattatatgtatataatgtatgaattcatctgaaacccttttcacatacttgatcctgtttattgtgccgtcaacacattggaaagtaaacatgactatgtgaataaagtttcctagatttatcagacatagggttttactgatatgataatctacaacagagtttacttgtatttggagaagtgctatgttctttccagaacattggttaaagtaaagctcaggttggatgcatggagtatgcattggaagggaccgatattgaactttgacttagatttattaaacttaccgtaaaatctattcaagtcaatatcgcctagttgatcctagatcaaatgttcttaatcctggtctgattaggctcaatcttgaaaggctattcgtgttctttgatttgttagttaagcctacttttaggtcagggtgatacgtacattttgggaacacggtagtgcaattgagtgggagcgctagcataaacatggaatctatagcttctatctggcgaatagtaagcaaaggatgatttccttcgagcttgaccaaacgaaaataaatggtggagatctcatttcacataagctgaaatatcatttatacggggttaagtgttttaaggataaaatacattgtagggtgtaacggtaagctaatccctttacagtgtagatcattcatatagaggatcattgatcacattaggattataacaatggataactaatgatgcgtctatatggtggaacatatagagcattctatatactgagagtgtaattctgagttctatgtgtggattcaacgaagaattaataagttagtgaattttagtgctaaattcttgatctacttattggaagctcggttatatagacccatggtccccgcactagttgagataatattgcttgtaagactcatataattggttttggttaatcaattataattctcaaattagactatgtctatttgtgaatttttcactaagtaagggcgaaattgtaaagaaagagttaataggggcatatttgttaattatgatactttgtatggttcaattaataaatatgacaaatgacaatattatttaataattatttatagttattaaatagttagaattggcatttaaatggttgaattagaaaattggcgtttttgagaaaatcggatgcagaaaagataaaactgcaaaattgtaaaaagtgaggctcaaatccactagtatagggccggccacttttataggaatttacctctgacattttcattattttaatgccaaataattcaaacctaaccctagtggaatgctataaatagatagtgaaggcttcaggaaaattacacttttcttctgacacttctgattcagaaaaacctgagccttctctctccctatctagcagaccactccctctctctttcttccctctcaaatttcaaaattcttagtgtatgagtagtgcccacacacagcaagtgatgcctcaatcatagtgaggaagatcgtgaagaaagacttttagcaagaaggagtttcagcatcaaagattcagagaaataGATCcacgttcagatattgataatgctctgctacagaaaggaatcaagggctagatatctgaacggaaggagtcattatattccgctgcacccaatgtaaggtttcctaaactttatatgtgtttatttcattgttttagaaagttcatatttagggtgttaatcaacatacttgtgagtagatctaagatcctagtaaaataaattccaacatacatatatatatatattatttaattattattttatatatatatatgtttgattcgGTCAAAAATCAAGTCTTTATATTCTTCCCTCCttgaaatttcgtcccgaaattttaaAGTACAATctcaagttgaaaattaaacaaGTGAGGATACTTCATATACATCTCACACTCTAACTCCCAAGTAGCCTCATCTTCCCTGTGGTTTTTCCATAAGACCTTGACTACTGGAATCTCTCTGTTCCTTAACACTTTTAGCTCTCTCGCCAAGATTTtgactggttgttcttcataagtcacaTCTTCCTGAAGAGGGATAGCCTCATACTCAATAACATGTGGCGGATCTGGAGTATACTTTCTCAACCTAGACACATGGAACACATTATGAACATGTCCCAACTGTCCTGGTAAGTTTAATTGATAAGAGACCTCGCCAATTCTCTTGATAACCTCAAAAGGTCCCATAGACCTTGGGGCTAGCTTACCCTTCACTCCAAATCTCGTTACGCCACACATAGGAGTAACTTTCAAGAAGACATAATCACCAACATCAAACTCAGCTTCCCATTGATGGAGATCGACATAGCTTTTCTGACGACTCTAAACAACCTTAAGTCTTTCTTGGATTCCCTTAATCTTTTCAGTGGTACTAGTGATAATCTGGGGCCCAATAGTAACATGCTGATCTTGTTCTTCCTAACACAATGGCGATCTGCATGGTCTCCCATATAAGGCCTCATAAGGAGCCATGCCTATACTGGCTTGGTAGCTATTATTGTATGTGAATTCCACCAGTGACAAGTGTTATCCCCAACTACCTCAAAAATCCAAAACACAAGAGCGAAGCATGTCTTCCAAAGTCTGTATGGTCCTCTCAGACTGTCCATTTGTCTGTGCATGATGAGCAGTACTTAAGTGAAGTTCAGCTCCTAAGGCTTGTTGCAGGGCCTTCCAAAACCTTGATGTAAATTGAGGATCTCTATCAGAAACAATGCATGCAGGCACTCCATGGAGTTAGACTATATTGTCTACATAAAATCGAGCTCGCTTGGTAAGCTTGTAATCCTTACTGATTGGAATAGAATGGGCAGACTTTGTTAAAACGATCAACAATCACCCAAAAAGCGTCATGCTTCAAAGGTGTCAATGGCAACCCAGTAACAAAGTCCATTGTAATCTTGTCctacttccattctggtatagGCAAAGGTTGAAGTAAACCTGAAGGTCTCTAATGCTCAGCCTTAACTTGCTGACAAACTATACACTTAGCTACAAAGTTGGCCAAATCTTTTTTCATACCTTCCAACCAATATTGTCTCtttaaatcttggtacatctttgtagATGTACAACAAATTTGGATCTACAGGCCTTAATTAAAATGGACTTCCTAAGATCAGGGATATCTGCAACAGCTAGGCTTCCCATATGGTATAGATACCCTTCACCATTAACTGTCCACCTGTCTAGTTGCTCACCATCCTGTATTCGGTTCCAAATAAGTCTTAGCTTTTCATCTTGACACTGACGTTACTTAACTTGTTGAAGTAGCACTGGTGTAGCCACTATGTTAGAGATACAAGCTACTTCTTTATAATCACCCATTGTGATTGTCCTTTTCCAATCCTCAAGAGCCAAACATGCCAAAGTACCATGAGGCCTTCTACTTAGTGCATCAGCTACTACATTAGCTTTCCCAGGATGGTACTGAAAAGTGAGATCATAGTCCTCCATATACTCAACCCATCTTCTTTGCCTCAACTTCAAGTCCCTTTGAGTAAAAAGATACTTCAAGCTCTTATGATGTGAGTATAACTCAAACTTTACGCCATATAAATAACATCTCTAAATTTTTAAGACAAAGATTACCGCagcaagttctaggtcatgcGTAGGGTAATTCTTCCCATGTAGTTTCAATTGTCGAGAAGTATAGCCAACCACCTTGCCATTTTACATGAGGACACCTCCTAATCCAGTTGCTGAAGCATCAGTGAATACCAAATATGGTTCCTCACTAGTAGGAACGGTGAGAACAGGCGCCGAAGTTAATCTTCCCTTCAATTCTCTGAAAGCTTCTTCACAACTATCATCCCACATAAACTTTACTTCTCTTCTTGTTAACTTTGTCGAAGGCATAGCAATCCAAGAGAAATTCTCCACAAAGCGATGATAGTAGGCTGCCAACCCAAGAAAACTTCGAACCTCAGTACCATTCTTTGGTCTTTCCCACTGTAGAATAGAGTCTATCTTCGCAAGATCAACAGTGATACCATCTTGAGAAATTACATGGCCCAAGAACTTGACTTCAGTCATCCAAAATGTTTGTGATCTCTTTCTTAGCATATAGTTGGTGATCTCTCAATGTTTGTAATACTATTGTCAAGTGCTTAGCATGATCCTCACGTATCTTAGAATACACCAAGATATCATCAATGAATACCACAACAAACTTATCTAAGAAAGGTCTAAAGactctattcatgagatccataaatgTCGCAGGTGCATTCGTTAACCCAAATGGCATTACTAAAAACTCAAAGTGTCCATAACGTGTCCTGAAAGCAGTCTTAGGGATATCTTCTTCCCTAATCCTCAATTGATGGTAGCCTGACCTcaaatcaatttttgaaaagaactttgaaccaccaagttgatcaaATAATTTATCGATCCTCGGTagaggatatttttttttaattgttatcTGATTCAGCTTTCTATAGTCGACACAAAGTCGCAAAGTCCCATCACCTTTCTTGGCAAACAAGACTAGAGCTCCCCATGGAGAAGTACTATGTCTGATGTAACCCTTATCCATTAACTCCCCTAATTGTTTCTTCCATTCAGCCAACTCTGTAGGTGCCATGCGGTAAGGCGTAATAGAAACTGGTTGAGATCTGGGAATCAAATCAATGCGAAACTCGATCTCCCTATCAGGTTGCAACCCTGGTAAATCCTTTGGAAACACATCTAGAAAACCGCTAACCACTGATATCCAAGGGAACTAGTCTAAATCCCTAGACTCATCCTCAATCGCAAATAGATTCCCATAACACTCTAAGTTTCTCTTTCCACCTAAGCATGTCCTTAAGATAGGATTTTGTCTCAAGGCACTCATGTTGGCTCGATAAACAATAAAATCACCACTAGGGGTTAAAAGAGTCACCCTTTTGCGTGAATAATCCATAATAGCTTGGCATTTTGACAACCAATCCATACAAAGAATTATATCAAATTGCCCCATAGGCAACACTAGTAAGTTTCCAGACAACTTGTGTCCCTCAAACGCAATACAAACTGACCTACATATGGTGGATACCTTACTGTGTCCCCCCATAGGTACACTCAAATGTAatgcaggactaaaagtttctcaACTCAAACCCAACATACTAGCAAACATCAAAGATATAAAGGAATGTGATGCACCAGTATCAAATAACACATGAGCCCAACAGTGTGAGATAAGAACCATACTATCAACAACTCCCTGGTCAGCACCGCCTTGTACATCATCAACCCCAAGAGCATAGGCTTCAGCGGATGACTTTGCTTTTGCCTTTCCCTTTCCCTGACTAGGATAGCTTGTAGTTGCACCAGACCCTCAACCTTGATTGTACCCTCTTTGACTCCCACTAGAAGCAGGAGTTTGGAAACCTTGTGAGTACCCCATGTTGAAACCTGAACCTTGTGGCCTAAACTGATGTTGATACTGAGATTGTTGGCCCGATTGGGGTGTGAAACCATAGGATGAAGACTGAGACTGGTTTGTCCTGGGCTGTCCATGAAAAGGAGTAGACTATACATAGCTCCCTATGGGTCCTCCGTGAGATGCTTGAAATCTTTGTTGTCGTTGTGGGCAATCTTTCTTCTTATGATCTTGTTGACCACAACTGAAATACCCGTATGGTCCACTACAAGTCTTTCCAGATGAACCACTACTAGTGCTAGCCCCACTAAATAGTTGTCCTTCGGACCATTGTTCTTGATTCTTCTTGGTCATCTTTCAATCATTTCCTCTTCTTCTGCTTTTGTTCTTAT
Encoded here:
- the LOC133036182 gene encoding uncharacterized protein LOC133036182 yields the protein MCGVTRFGVKGKLAPRSMGPFEVIKRIGEVSYQLNLPGQLGHVHNVFHVSRLRKYTPDPPHVIEYEAIPLQEDVTYEEQPVKILARELKVLRNREIPVVKVLWKNHREDEATWELECEMYMKYPHLFNFQLEIVL